From a region of the uncultured Draconibacterium sp. genome:
- a CDS encoding sigma-54 dependent transcriptional regulator — protein MSKILVIDDERSIRNTLKDILEYEKYEVDLAEDGTKGIEKIRSAEYDIVLCDIKMPGLDGIEVLERLVVLAPDTPVVMISGHGNIDTAVDSIKKGAFDYIEKPLDLNRLLITIRNAMDKSTLVTETKILKKKVNKKFEIIGESKAITEIIEMADRVAPTDARVLITGANGSGKELVARRIHDQSNRASGPFVEVNCAAIPSELIESELFGHEKGAFTSAVKQRKGKFEQANGGTIFLDEIGDMSLSAQAKVLRALQENVINRVGGDKHIKVDVRVVAATNKNLANEIDQNKFREDLYHRLSVILIHVPTLNERLDDIPLLANHFVKQICGEYGMQEKTITEKGIKELQKINWTGNIREFRNVIERLIILCDKEITDADVLKFAAPLK, from the coding sequence ATGTCAAAGATCCTGGTTATAGATGATGAGAGAAGTATTCGGAACACCTTAAAAGATATTCTTGAATACGAAAAATATGAAGTAGATCTGGCAGAAGATGGAACAAAAGGAATTGAGAAGATTCGTTCGGCCGAATACGATATTGTACTTTGTGACATAAAAATGCCGGGACTGGATGGCATTGAAGTATTGGAGCGCTTAGTGGTTTTAGCTCCCGATACACCGGTGGTCATGATCTCGGGACACGGAAATATAGATACCGCTGTTGATTCGATAAAAAAAGGCGCTTTCGATTATATTGAAAAACCGCTGGATTTAAACCGCTTGCTGATTACCATCCGTAACGCCATGGATAAATCAACCTTGGTTACCGAAACAAAAATTCTGAAAAAGAAAGTCAACAAAAAGTTTGAGATCATTGGCGAGTCAAAAGCCATTACCGAAATAATTGAAATGGCCGATCGCGTGGCACCAACCGATGCAAGGGTTTTAATTACCGGTGCCAACGGATCGGGAAAAGAATTGGTAGCCCGCCGAATTCATGATCAAAGTAATCGTGCATCAGGACCTTTTGTTGAGGTGAATTGTGCGGCTATTCCATCGGAATTGATCGAGAGTGAGCTGTTTGGTCACGAGAAGGGAGCTTTTACCTCTGCAGTAAAACAACGCAAGGGAAAATTTGAACAAGCCAACGGCGGAACAATTTTTTTGGATGAGATAGGCGACATGAGCCTGTCGGCACAAGCCAAAGTTTTACGTGCATTGCAAGAGAACGTTATCAACCGTGTTGGCGGCGATAAACATATAAAAGTTGATGTTCGGGTTGTTGCCGCAACCAATAAAAACCTGGCCAACGAGATCGATCAGAATAAATTTCGCGAAGACTTGTATCACCGTTTGAGTGTGATTCTAATTCATGTACCAACGCTTAACGAACGACTTGATGATATTCCTTTGCTGGCCAATCATTTTGTTAAACAAATTTGTGGCGAGTACGGAATGCAGGAAAAAACAATTACGGAGAAGGGCATAAAAGAGCTGCAAAAAATCAACTGGACCGGTAATATTCGCGAGTTTCGAAATGTGATTGAACGCCTGATCATTCTATGCGATAAGGAAATTACCGATGCCGATGTGTTAAAATTTGCGGCGCCTTTGAAATAG